A region of Channa argus isolate prfri chromosome 8, Channa argus male v1.0, whole genome shotgun sequence DNA encodes the following proteins:
- the LOC137131643 gene encoding uncharacterized protein isoform X1, with protein MASRRATVAPSSLKNASTDAKSSKSGSNLNKAANSGTGKKSIKSSGTIVKSRYMQSAEKTSLSKSNSLTNDSFAVPLRPSSPKASSVRPKVGTPPRRSVNPHALAMSMTSNETEPSLLGKSILQSTFSDGHYSRPDFDISVIKDKTVVENAAEPERNPENEKRIAEMKTFQLAYLTAKMESNTAKLKNEAEIRILQELEEEEALHNDLWEKKRKFLLTEKNRLAHELLDLQIAALTPVAEAAKQFTKEYKSFSTAVDTTRHELPVKNFYIAGDRREFLDKAEACLEEIEKLLVECTDGDYKDNSTSLDCLRDIKMTSKDISQQLAGAFSELLELSSLVSRHTIYVQQGIEEGQLGTARTHELYCPKNSHPQRRDVATGGEWRQRTQEQWRGQGKVLVRGTEEDEQGKGIVPLGTCQTMCPTRELRDREAQNRLHRFEILAGTEKDRRPRGDPLHAVKEYSRPAAGKDLTNSTDLRPPAVLLKTVCYLIDDIAASPTLHPWSEVYSFVFDRMRGVKQDMIIQRVSGLDCVAILERTVRFLIYASYHLCGEPLGLYDPIINDTHLQENLSWLLDCYATGLGPHPNQEEFQALGLLYNLGSARATQHIMALPAKLRSTPSIRLALSINRAHLERNPVRLLRLAQRLNFLQCCALHRHLVTCRRDLLLIFSHAYSSRNCWFPLDTLAQLLSLDTSLTTQLCETYGMEVNHDNKVVFSKAGFTEPEQGKLYCQVYHSLVGNHDGHAKARHCNLPGF; from the exons ATGGCGTCGAGAAGAGCAACAGTAGCGCcaagtagtttaaaaaatgcGTCCACGGACGCCAAAAG CTCGAAAAGTGGGAGCAACCTTAATAAAGCGGCCAACAGTGGTACCGGGAAGAAAAGCATTAAAT cTAGTGGGACAATTGTGAAGTCTCGATATATGCAGTCTGCTGAGAAGACATCTCTTTCAAAG AGCAACTCATTGACCAATGACTCTTTTGCTGTGCCACTGAGGCCTTCCTCACCTAAAGCCAGTAGTGTAAGACCAAAGGTGGGAACTCCACCTAGACGCTCAGTGAACCCCCATGCTCTTGCAATGT CAATGACATCAAATGAAACTGAACCCTCTTTGTTGGGAAAAAGTATTCTGCAATCCACTTTCTCTGATGGACACTACTCTCGACCAGATTTTGATATTTCAGTCATTAAAG ATAAAACTGTTGTAGAAAATGCTGCGGAACCTGAGAGAAACCCAGAGAACGAGAAGAGGATTGCTGAGATGAAAACCTTCCAACTGGCGTACCTTACAGCTAAG ATGGAGAGTAATACTGCTAAACTAAAGAATGAAGCAGAGATAAGGATCCTGCAGGAACTTGAGGAAGAAGAGGCACTGCATAATGATCTCTGGGAGAAAAAGCGCAAATTCCTCcttacagagaaaaacaggctGGCGCATGAGCTGCTGGATTTGCAG ATTGCTGCATTGACTCCTGTGGCAGAAGCTGCCAAGCAGTTTACAAAGGAATACAAGTCTTTTTCCACAGCTGTTGACACCACCCGACATGAGCTGCCTGTCAAGAATTTCTATATTGCAGGAGACAGAAGGGAATTTCTAG ATAAAGCTGAGGCTTGCCTGGAGGAGATTGAGAAGCTCCTGGTGGAGTGCACAGATGGAGATTATAAAGACAACAGCACTTCTCTTGACTGTCTTAGGGACATTAAAATGACTTCAAAGGACATCAGTCAGCAGCTGGCAGG TGCATTTTCTGAGCTTCTGGAGCTGTCATCATTGGTCTCCCGCCACACAATCTACGTCCAGCAGGGTATTGAAGAAGGACAGCTTGGCACTGCAAGAACCCATGAGCTCTACTGCCCAAAAAA CTCTCACCCACAAAGGAGGGATGTGGCAACAGGAGGAGAATGGAGGCAGAGAACCCAAGAGCAATGGCGAGGCCAAGGCAAAGTATTGGTGAGAGGAACGGAGGAAGATGAGCAGGGGAAAGGCATTGTGCCCTTAGGGACCTGCCAGACCATGTGCCCTACACGTGAGCTGCGGGACCGTGAAGCACAGAACCGCCTTCACCGTTTTGAGATATTAGCAGGTACCGAAAAAGATCGACGGCCCAGGGGTGATCCCTTGCATGCTGTTAAAGAGTATTCCAGACCAGCAGCTGGAAAAGACTTGACAAACTCCACAGACCTCCGTCCACCAGCAGTGTTGCTGAAAACCGTATGTTACCTCATAGATGACATTGCTGCCTCCCCCACTCTGCATCCATGGTCTGAG GTTTATAGCTTTGTTTTTGATCGAATGCGTGGTGTGAAGCAGGATATGATCATCCAGAGAGTGTCTGGTTTGGACTGTGTGGCCATTTTAGAGCGGACGGTGCGTTTCCTCATCTATGCCTCTTATCATCTTTGTGGTGAGCCCCTGGGACTCTACGATCCAATCATTAACGACACACACCTACAAGAGAATCTGAGCTGGCTGTTAGATTGCTATGCAACTGGACTAGGACCACATCCCAACCAGGAAGAGTTCCAGGCACTTGGTCTTCTGTACAATTTGG GTTCAGCTCGTGCGACACAGCACATTATGGCCCTCCCCGCGAAGCTCCGCAGCACTCCTAGCATCAGGCTTGCTTTGTCCATAAACCGGGCACATCTGGAGCGAAACCCTGTGCGTTTGCTCCGATTGGCCCAGAGGTTGAACTTCCTGCAGTGTTGTGCACTCCACAGGCACCTGGTGACATGCCGTAGAGATCTGCTGCTGATATTCAGCCATGCTTACAGCAGCCGCAACTGTTGGTTTCCGCTCGACACACTGGCTCAGCTCTTGTCTTTGGACACATCACTCACCACCCAGCTCTGTGAGACTTATGGAATGGAGGTAAACCATGACAACAAAGTGGTTTTCTCCAAAGCTGGATTCACTGAGCCTGAACAAGGAAAGCTGTACTGTCAAGTGTATCACAGCTTAGTtg GAAACCACGATGGTCATGCCAAGGCAAGACACTGCAACTTGCCGGGTTTCTGA
- the LOC137131643 gene encoding SAC3 domain-containing protein 1-like isoform X2, with the protein MQSAEKTSLSKSNSLTNDSFAVPLRPSSPKASSVRPKVGTPPRRSVNPHALAMSMTSNETEPSLLGKSILQSTFSDGHYSRPDFDISVIKDKTVVENAAEPERNPENEKRIAEMKTFQLAYLTAKMESNTAKLKNEAEIRILQELEEEEALHNDLWEKKRKFLLTEKNRLAHELLDLQIAALTPVAEAAKQFTKEYKSFSTAVDTTRHELPVKNFYIAGDRREFLDKAEACLEEIEKLLVECTDGDYKDNSTSLDCLRDIKMTSKDISQQLAGAFSELLELSSLVSRHTIYVQQGIEEGQLGTARTHELYCPKNSHPQRRDVATGGEWRQRTQEQWRGQGKVLVRGTEEDEQGKGIVPLGTCQTMCPTRELRDREAQNRLHRFEILAGTEKDRRPRGDPLHAVKEYSRPAAGKDLTNSTDLRPPAVLLKTVCYLIDDIAASPTLHPWSEVYSFVFDRMRGVKQDMIIQRVSGLDCVAILERTVRFLIYASYHLCGEPLGLYDPIINDTHLQENLSWLLDCYATGLGPHPNQEEFQALGLLYNLGSARATQHIMALPAKLRSTPSIRLALSINRAHLERNPVRLLRLAQRLNFLQCCALHRHLVTCRRDLLLIFSHAYSSRNCWFPLDTLAQLLSLDTSLTTQLCETYGMEVNHDNKVVFSKAGFTEPEQGKLYCQVYHSLVGEKQRDLTVGSIIHGCA; encoded by the exons ATGCAGTCTGCTGAGAAGACATCTCTTTCAAAG AGCAACTCATTGACCAATGACTCTTTTGCTGTGCCACTGAGGCCTTCCTCACCTAAAGCCAGTAGTGTAAGACCAAAGGTGGGAACTCCACCTAGACGCTCAGTGAACCCCCATGCTCTTGCAATGT CAATGACATCAAATGAAACTGAACCCTCTTTGTTGGGAAAAAGTATTCTGCAATCCACTTTCTCTGATGGACACTACTCTCGACCAGATTTTGATATTTCAGTCATTAAAG ATAAAACTGTTGTAGAAAATGCTGCGGAACCTGAGAGAAACCCAGAGAACGAGAAGAGGATTGCTGAGATGAAAACCTTCCAACTGGCGTACCTTACAGCTAAG ATGGAGAGTAATACTGCTAAACTAAAGAATGAAGCAGAGATAAGGATCCTGCAGGAACTTGAGGAAGAAGAGGCACTGCATAATGATCTCTGGGAGAAAAAGCGCAAATTCCTCcttacagagaaaaacaggctGGCGCATGAGCTGCTGGATTTGCAG ATTGCTGCATTGACTCCTGTGGCAGAAGCTGCCAAGCAGTTTACAAAGGAATACAAGTCTTTTTCCACAGCTGTTGACACCACCCGACATGAGCTGCCTGTCAAGAATTTCTATATTGCAGGAGACAGAAGGGAATTTCTAG ATAAAGCTGAGGCTTGCCTGGAGGAGATTGAGAAGCTCCTGGTGGAGTGCACAGATGGAGATTATAAAGACAACAGCACTTCTCTTGACTGTCTTAGGGACATTAAAATGACTTCAAAGGACATCAGTCAGCAGCTGGCAGG TGCATTTTCTGAGCTTCTGGAGCTGTCATCATTGGTCTCCCGCCACACAATCTACGTCCAGCAGGGTATTGAAGAAGGACAGCTTGGCACTGCAAGAACCCATGAGCTCTACTGCCCAAAAAA CTCTCACCCACAAAGGAGGGATGTGGCAACAGGAGGAGAATGGAGGCAGAGAACCCAAGAGCAATGGCGAGGCCAAGGCAAAGTATTGGTGAGAGGAACGGAGGAAGATGAGCAGGGGAAAGGCATTGTGCCCTTAGGGACCTGCCAGACCATGTGCCCTACACGTGAGCTGCGGGACCGTGAAGCACAGAACCGCCTTCACCGTTTTGAGATATTAGCAGGTACCGAAAAAGATCGACGGCCCAGGGGTGATCCCTTGCATGCTGTTAAAGAGTATTCCAGACCAGCAGCTGGAAAAGACTTGACAAACTCCACAGACCTCCGTCCACCAGCAGTGTTGCTGAAAACCGTATGTTACCTCATAGATGACATTGCTGCCTCCCCCACTCTGCATCCATGGTCTGAG GTTTATAGCTTTGTTTTTGATCGAATGCGTGGTGTGAAGCAGGATATGATCATCCAGAGAGTGTCTGGTTTGGACTGTGTGGCCATTTTAGAGCGGACGGTGCGTTTCCTCATCTATGCCTCTTATCATCTTTGTGGTGAGCCCCTGGGACTCTACGATCCAATCATTAACGACACACACCTACAAGAGAATCTGAGCTGGCTGTTAGATTGCTATGCAACTGGACTAGGACCACATCCCAACCAGGAAGAGTTCCAGGCACTTGGTCTTCTGTACAATTTGG GTTCAGCTCGTGCGACACAGCACATTATGGCCCTCCCCGCGAAGCTCCGCAGCACTCCTAGCATCAGGCTTGCTTTGTCCATAAACCGGGCACATCTGGAGCGAAACCCTGTGCGTTTGCTCCGATTGGCCCAGAGGTTGAACTTCCTGCAGTGTTGTGCACTCCACAGGCACCTGGTGACATGCCGTAGAGATCTGCTGCTGATATTCAGCCATGCTTACAGCAGCCGCAACTGTTGGTTTCCGCTCGACACACTGGCTCAGCTCTTGTCTTTGGACACATCACTCACCACCCAGCTCTGTGAGACTTATGGAATGGAGGTAAACCATGACAACAAAGTGGTTTTCTCCAAAGCTGGATTCACTGAGCCTGAACAAGGAAAGCTGTACTGTCAAGTGTATCACAGCTTAGTtggtgagaaacagagagactTAACAGTTGGAAGCATCATTCATGGCTGTGCTTGA
- the LOC137131643 gene encoding SAC3 domain-containing protein 1-like isoform X3, with protein MSMTSNETEPSLLGKSILQSTFSDGHYSRPDFDISVIKDKTVVENAAEPERNPENEKRIAEMKTFQLAYLTAKMESNTAKLKNEAEIRILQELEEEEALHNDLWEKKRKFLLTEKNRLAHELLDLQIAALTPVAEAAKQFTKEYKSFSTAVDTTRHELPVKNFYIAGDRREFLDKAEACLEEIEKLLVECTDGDYKDNSTSLDCLRDIKMTSKDISQQLAGAFSELLELSSLVSRHTIYVQQGIEEGQLGTARTHELYCPKNSHPQRRDVATGGEWRQRTQEQWRGQGKVLVRGTEEDEQGKGIVPLGTCQTMCPTRELRDREAQNRLHRFEILAGTEKDRRPRGDPLHAVKEYSRPAAGKDLTNSTDLRPPAVLLKTVCYLIDDIAASPTLHPWSEVYSFVFDRMRGVKQDMIIQRVSGLDCVAILERTVRFLIYASYHLCGEPLGLYDPIINDTHLQENLSWLLDCYATGLGPHPNQEEFQALGLLYNLGSARATQHIMALPAKLRSTPSIRLALSINRAHLERNPVRLLRLAQRLNFLQCCALHRHLVTCRRDLLLIFSHAYSSRNCWFPLDTLAQLLSLDTSLTTQLCETYGMEVNHDNKVVFSKAGFTEPEQGKLYCQVYHSLVGEKQRDLTVGSIIHGCA; from the exons ATGT CAATGACATCAAATGAAACTGAACCCTCTTTGTTGGGAAAAAGTATTCTGCAATCCACTTTCTCTGATGGACACTACTCTCGACCAGATTTTGATATTTCAGTCATTAAAG ATAAAACTGTTGTAGAAAATGCTGCGGAACCTGAGAGAAACCCAGAGAACGAGAAGAGGATTGCTGAGATGAAAACCTTCCAACTGGCGTACCTTACAGCTAAG ATGGAGAGTAATACTGCTAAACTAAAGAATGAAGCAGAGATAAGGATCCTGCAGGAACTTGAGGAAGAAGAGGCACTGCATAATGATCTCTGGGAGAAAAAGCGCAAATTCCTCcttacagagaaaaacaggctGGCGCATGAGCTGCTGGATTTGCAG ATTGCTGCATTGACTCCTGTGGCAGAAGCTGCCAAGCAGTTTACAAAGGAATACAAGTCTTTTTCCACAGCTGTTGACACCACCCGACATGAGCTGCCTGTCAAGAATTTCTATATTGCAGGAGACAGAAGGGAATTTCTAG ATAAAGCTGAGGCTTGCCTGGAGGAGATTGAGAAGCTCCTGGTGGAGTGCACAGATGGAGATTATAAAGACAACAGCACTTCTCTTGACTGTCTTAGGGACATTAAAATGACTTCAAAGGACATCAGTCAGCAGCTGGCAGG TGCATTTTCTGAGCTTCTGGAGCTGTCATCATTGGTCTCCCGCCACACAATCTACGTCCAGCAGGGTATTGAAGAAGGACAGCTTGGCACTGCAAGAACCCATGAGCTCTACTGCCCAAAAAA CTCTCACCCACAAAGGAGGGATGTGGCAACAGGAGGAGAATGGAGGCAGAGAACCCAAGAGCAATGGCGAGGCCAAGGCAAAGTATTGGTGAGAGGAACGGAGGAAGATGAGCAGGGGAAAGGCATTGTGCCCTTAGGGACCTGCCAGACCATGTGCCCTACACGTGAGCTGCGGGACCGTGAAGCACAGAACCGCCTTCACCGTTTTGAGATATTAGCAGGTACCGAAAAAGATCGACGGCCCAGGGGTGATCCCTTGCATGCTGTTAAAGAGTATTCCAGACCAGCAGCTGGAAAAGACTTGACAAACTCCACAGACCTCCGTCCACCAGCAGTGTTGCTGAAAACCGTATGTTACCTCATAGATGACATTGCTGCCTCCCCCACTCTGCATCCATGGTCTGAG GTTTATAGCTTTGTTTTTGATCGAATGCGTGGTGTGAAGCAGGATATGATCATCCAGAGAGTGTCTGGTTTGGACTGTGTGGCCATTTTAGAGCGGACGGTGCGTTTCCTCATCTATGCCTCTTATCATCTTTGTGGTGAGCCCCTGGGACTCTACGATCCAATCATTAACGACACACACCTACAAGAGAATCTGAGCTGGCTGTTAGATTGCTATGCAACTGGACTAGGACCACATCCCAACCAGGAAGAGTTCCAGGCACTTGGTCTTCTGTACAATTTGG GTTCAGCTCGTGCGACACAGCACATTATGGCCCTCCCCGCGAAGCTCCGCAGCACTCCTAGCATCAGGCTTGCTTTGTCCATAAACCGGGCACATCTGGAGCGAAACCCTGTGCGTTTGCTCCGATTGGCCCAGAGGTTGAACTTCCTGCAGTGTTGTGCACTCCACAGGCACCTGGTGACATGCCGTAGAGATCTGCTGCTGATATTCAGCCATGCTTACAGCAGCCGCAACTGTTGGTTTCCGCTCGACACACTGGCTCAGCTCTTGTCTTTGGACACATCACTCACCACCCAGCTCTGTGAGACTTATGGAATGGAGGTAAACCATGACAACAAAGTGGTTTTCTCCAAAGCTGGATTCACTGAGCCTGAACAAGGAAAGCTGTACTGTCAAGTGTATCACAGCTTAGTtggtgagaaacagagagactTAACAGTTGGAAGCATCATTCATGGCTGTGCTTGA
- the LOC137131643 gene encoding SAC3 domain-containing protein 1-like isoform X4, with translation MNRRRAPCRGSHPQRRDVATGGEWRQRTQEQWRGQGKVLVRGTEEDEQGKGIVPLGTCQTMCPTRELRDREAQNRLHRFEILAGTEKDRRPRGDPLHAVKEYSRPAAGKDLTNSTDLRPPAVLLKTVCYLIDDIAASPTLHPWSEVYSFVFDRMRGVKQDMIIQRVSGLDCVAILERTVRFLIYASYHLCGEPLGLYDPIINDTHLQENLSWLLDCYATGLGPHPNQEEFQALGLLYNLGSARATQHIMALPAKLRSTPSIRLALSINRAHLERNPVRLLRLAQRLNFLQCCALHRHLVTCRRDLLLIFSHAYSSRNCWFPLDTLAQLLSLDTSLTTQLCETYGMEVNHDNKVVFSKAGFTEPEQGKLYCQVYHSLVGEKQRDLTVGSIIHGCA, from the exons ATGAACCGCAGGAGAGCTCCTTGTCGCGG CTCTCACCCACAAAGGAGGGATGTGGCAACAGGAGGAGAATGGAGGCAGAGAACCCAAGAGCAATGGCGAGGCCAAGGCAAAGTATTGGTGAGAGGAACGGAGGAAGATGAGCAGGGGAAAGGCATTGTGCCCTTAGGGACCTGCCAGACCATGTGCCCTACACGTGAGCTGCGGGACCGTGAAGCACAGAACCGCCTTCACCGTTTTGAGATATTAGCAGGTACCGAAAAAGATCGACGGCCCAGGGGTGATCCCTTGCATGCTGTTAAAGAGTATTCCAGACCAGCAGCTGGAAAAGACTTGACAAACTCCACAGACCTCCGTCCACCAGCAGTGTTGCTGAAAACCGTATGTTACCTCATAGATGACATTGCTGCCTCCCCCACTCTGCATCCATGGTCTGAG GTTTATAGCTTTGTTTTTGATCGAATGCGTGGTGTGAAGCAGGATATGATCATCCAGAGAGTGTCTGGTTTGGACTGTGTGGCCATTTTAGAGCGGACGGTGCGTTTCCTCATCTATGCCTCTTATCATCTTTGTGGTGAGCCCCTGGGACTCTACGATCCAATCATTAACGACACACACCTACAAGAGAATCTGAGCTGGCTGTTAGATTGCTATGCAACTGGACTAGGACCACATCCCAACCAGGAAGAGTTCCAGGCACTTGGTCTTCTGTACAATTTGG GTTCAGCTCGTGCGACACAGCACATTATGGCCCTCCCCGCGAAGCTCCGCAGCACTCCTAGCATCAGGCTTGCTTTGTCCATAAACCGGGCACATCTGGAGCGAAACCCTGTGCGTTTGCTCCGATTGGCCCAGAGGTTGAACTTCCTGCAGTGTTGTGCACTCCACAGGCACCTGGTGACATGCCGTAGAGATCTGCTGCTGATATTCAGCCATGCTTACAGCAGCCGCAACTGTTGGTTTCCGCTCGACACACTGGCTCAGCTCTTGTCTTTGGACACATCACTCACCACCCAGCTCTGTGAGACTTATGGAATGGAGGTAAACCATGACAACAAAGTGGTTTTCTCCAAAGCTGGATTCACTGAGCCTGAACAAGGAAAGCTGTACTGTCAAGTGTATCACAGCTTAGTtggtgagaaacagagagactTAACAGTTGGAAGCATCATTCATGGCTGTGCTTGA